One Gordonia sp. SID5947 genomic region harbors:
- a CDS encoding saccharopine dehydrogenase — MKVLIVGASGAVGDVVAHALRRLGHSTTATSRSGRSNTTVLRLDTPAGLDALSALAAEHDVVVNTSGVEDTAVRRACLDVPFVDASATGSYLDELAEVGGEATTVLGAGLAPGVTTVLVEAVGPRPGDDIDVAIMLGSGEVHGTAAVEWTAGLVGQQIYAADDGPRVFNYRERRVFDMPGGKRVFLRADFPDQVLAGNRHEIRVRSYLALDDRLSTVGLALVGRLPVLRPALMRAPHRGTDRWQILVRNRVTGQQVTAHGRGQSATTGELVARSVVAAGASPSSGSVTFAGLLTVEDLRTTPGISDIDVG, encoded by the coding sequence ATGAAGGTCCTGATCGTGGGAGCCAGTGGAGCAGTGGGCGACGTCGTGGCGCACGCGCTACGACGCTTGGGACACTCGACCACCGCGACGAGCCGGTCGGGGCGGTCGAACACCACGGTGCTCCGGCTCGACACACCTGCGGGGTTGGACGCCTTGTCGGCGCTGGCAGCAGAGCACGACGTCGTGGTCAACACGTCTGGTGTCGAGGACACCGCGGTGCGCCGTGCGTGCCTCGATGTCCCCTTCGTGGATGCCTCGGCCACCGGCTCCTATCTCGATGAGTTGGCCGAGGTCGGCGGCGAGGCCACCACGGTGCTGGGAGCGGGCCTCGCGCCGGGCGTGACCACCGTCCTCGTCGAGGCGGTGGGACCTCGACCGGGCGACGACATCGACGTCGCGATCATGCTCGGTTCCGGTGAGGTCCACGGCACAGCGGCCGTCGAGTGGACGGCAGGATTGGTGGGTCAGCAGATCTACGCCGCAGATGACGGCCCACGGGTGTTCAATTACCGCGAGCGGCGCGTGTTCGACATGCCCGGAGGGAAGCGCGTCTTCCTCCGCGCGGATTTTCCCGACCAGGTGCTGGCCGGGAACCGTCACGAGATCCGCGTGCGCAGCTACCTCGCGCTCGACGACCGGCTGTCCACCGTCGGCCTGGCTCTTGTCGGGCGGCTCCCCGTTCTTCGTCCGGCACTGATGCGGGCGCCTCATCGCGGCACCGACCGCTGGCAGATCCTCGTTCGCAATCGTGTTACCGGACAACAGGTCACCGCCCACGGTCGTGGACAGTCGGCGACGACGGGGGAGCTGGTCGCACGCTCAGTGGTCGCAGCCGGGGCGTCTCCGTCGTCGGGGTCGGTGACCTTCGCCGGCCTGCTCACCGTGGAGGACCTCCGAACCACTCCCGGCATCTCAGACATCGACGTCGGGTAG
- a CDS encoding alpha/beta hydrolase produces the protein MPLEPVSQGLLQQLAEERQPPISEQTPAIARMSGPIFAGMSGRGPDVADVRNVKLNGVDGGAFRVRVLIPEGHAESVIVYFHGGGWVLGDIDLQYDHVGRDLANRTQSTVVLVNYRKAPEHRFPTAIEDSYIGLCWAAEHASEFAKPGAPLIVAGDSAGGNIAAVMTLRARDRQGPEIGFQALVYPVTDCDFDTPSYMAPENQLMLNRDTMIWFWDHYLPDVNARTDPDASPLRAPDLGGLPPALVYVCEYDPLHDEGVAYAKALEASGVPVTLAEAREQMHIYFQMAGILPGYQAGIELVADHISSFIEDHARAVHDLSTARGGASSEA, from the coding sequence ATGCCACTCGAACCCGTTTCGCAGGGCTTGTTGCAACAACTCGCGGAGGAGCGCCAGCCGCCGATCAGTGAACAGACCCCGGCGATCGCGCGGATGTCGGGTCCGATCTTCGCCGGGATGAGTGGTCGTGGTCCTGACGTCGCCGACGTCCGGAACGTGAAGCTCAACGGTGTCGATGGGGGTGCGTTCCGTGTTCGCGTCCTGATCCCCGAAGGTCACGCGGAGTCGGTCATCGTCTACTTCCACGGTGGGGGATGGGTTCTCGGTGACATCGACCTGCAGTACGACCACGTCGGTCGCGATCTCGCCAATCGGACGCAATCGACGGTCGTACTCGTCAATTACCGCAAGGCGCCCGAACATCGATTCCCCACCGCGATCGAAGACAGCTACATCGGACTCTGCTGGGCAGCCGAGCATGCCTCGGAGTTCGCGAAGCCCGGTGCACCACTGATCGTCGCCGGGGACAGCGCCGGCGGCAACATCGCGGCCGTGATGACGTTGCGCGCACGCGACCGGCAGGGGCCGGAGATCGGCTTTCAGGCGCTCGTGTACCCGGTCACCGACTGCGATTTCGACACCCCGTCCTACATGGCACCCGAAAACCAACTGATGCTCAATCGGGACACCATGATCTGGTTCTGGGATCACTATCTCCCTGATGTGAACGCCCGCACCGATCCGGACGCATCTCCGCTGCGCGCCCCGGACCTGGGTGGCCTACCACCGGCATTGGTGTACGTCTGCGAGTACGACCCTTTGCACGACGAGGGCGTCGCCTATGCCAAGGCACTCGAGGCGTCGGGCGTGCCGGTGACGCTGGCCGAAGCCCGCGAACAGATGCACATCTACTTCCAGATGGCCGGCATCCTGCCGGGCTATCAGGCCGGGATCGAACTCGTCGCCGACCACATCAGTTCATTCATCGAAGACCATGCACGTGCAGTCCATGACCTGTCCACCGCACGAGGAGGGGCGAGCAGTGAGGCCTGA
- a CDS encoding 3-hydroxybutyryl-CoA dehydrogenase, whose translation MTHLGVVGGGTMGAGIAEVAARAGDEVLVLERDQDAADAARVRVEKSLARGAKAGKITDQEAADSLARLRTTTSVGDFSDRELVIEALPEIESLKVDFFAQLDQVTAADAILATNTSSIPIIRVAKNVADPSRVVGVHFFNPVPVMPLVEIIASLASSTAAIETVTAYARDHLGKRTIQAGDRGGFVVNALLIPYLVSAIKMYESGYATKEDIDAGMINGCAHPMGPLTLSDTVGLDVVLDVAESLYQEFREPHLAPPPLLQRMVDAGYLGKKTGKGFYDYSK comes from the coding sequence GTGACACATCTGGGAGTAGTTGGCGGCGGGACGATGGGCGCCGGGATCGCCGAGGTGGCCGCTCGCGCGGGCGACGAGGTACTGGTCCTCGAACGTGATCAGGACGCGGCCGACGCTGCGCGCGTCCGTGTCGAGAAGTCCCTGGCACGCGGCGCAAAGGCAGGCAAGATCACCGATCAGGAGGCTGCCGATTCGCTTGCCAGGTTGCGTACCACCACGTCCGTCGGCGATTTCAGTGATCGGGAACTCGTCATCGAGGCCCTGCCGGAGATCGAGTCCCTCAAGGTCGACTTCTTCGCTCAGCTCGACCAGGTGACGGCTGCTGACGCGATCCTCGCCACCAACACCTCGTCCATCCCGATCATCAGGGTGGCGAAGAACGTCGCCGATCCGTCTCGGGTGGTGGGCGTGCACTTCTTCAACCCGGTGCCGGTGATGCCGCTCGTCGAGATCATCGCAAGTCTGGCCAGCTCGACAGCGGCGATCGAGACGGTCACCGCCTATGCGCGTGACCACCTCGGCAAGCGGACCATCCAGGCCGGCGACCGGGGCGGTTTCGTCGTCAACGCCTTGCTGATCCCCTATCTCGTGAGCGCGATCAAGATGTACGAGAGCGGCTACGCGACAAAGGAAGACATCGACGCCGGCATGATCAACGGCTGCGCTCACCCGATGGGACCACTCACGCTGAGCGATACCGTCGGCCTGGATGTTGTCCTCGACGTCGCCGAGTCGCTTTACCAGGAGTTCCGCGAACCACATCTCGCACCGCCGCCCCTGTTGCAGCGCATGGTCGATGCGGGATACCTCGGTAAGAAGACCGGCAAAGGGTTCTACGACTACTCGAAGTAG
- a CDS encoding SRPBCC domain-containing protein, whose protein sequence is MPVTDVTHDIDSRTLTITAEFAAPASRIWQLYADPRQLEKIWGPPTYPATVVEHDFTPGGRVTYYMTSPEGEKFAGYWQIKTIDEPNGFTFDDGFAEEDFTPIESMPVSSNVYSFAGADGRTVATYVSTYDTAEALQKVLDMGVVEGASGAINQIDAFIAG, encoded by the coding sequence ATGCCTGTCACCGACGTCACCCACGACATCGACTCCCGCACGCTCACCATCACCGCCGAGTTCGCGGCGCCTGCCTCGCGCATCTGGCAGTTGTACGCCGACCCGCGCCAGCTCGAAAAGATCTGGGGCCCACCGACGTATCCCGCGACTGTCGTCGAACATGACTTCACTCCCGGCGGTCGCGTGACCTATTACATGACCAGCCCTGAAGGCGAGAAGTTCGCGGGCTACTGGCAGATCAAAACCATCGACGAACCGAATGGTTTCACCTTCGACGACGGTTTCGCCGAGGAAGACTTCACTCCGATCGAATCAATGCCCGTGTCGTCGAACGTGTACTCGTTCGCCGGAGCAGACGGCCGTACCGTCGCGACGTATGTGAGTACCTACGACACCGCCGAAGCCCTGCAGAAGGTACTCGACATGGGCGTTGTCGAAGGAGCTTCCGGAGCGATCAATCAGATCGACGCATTCATCGCCGGATAG
- a CDS encoding VOC family protein, which yields MTSTTRVISVSIPVRDQDSAIEFYTQTMGCELINDAELWPGARLVEVRPPGSSVSLLLLPPDGEVPVAVRLGTSDADEAHARITSAGVTVYNEEPLRWEGVPPMFAFADRDGNSLVYLEEVDT from the coding sequence ATGACCTCGACGACTCGGGTGATCAGCGTTTCCATCCCGGTGCGGGACCAAGATTCGGCGATCGAGTTCTACACCCAGACCATGGGGTGCGAGTTGATCAACGACGCCGAACTCTGGCCGGGGGCAAGACTCGTGGAGGTCCGCCCACCCGGATCGAGCGTGTCACTCCTCCTTCTCCCTCCCGACGGTGAGGTCCCGGTGGCGGTCCGCCTCGGTACCAGTGATGCGGACGAGGCGCACGCCCGCATCACCTCAGCGGGAGTCACCGTGTACAACGAGGAACCACTCAGGTGGGAGGGCGTGCCGCCGATGTTCGCGTTCGCCGACCGCGACGGCAACTCGCTCGTCTATCTCGAAGAGGTCGACACCTGA
- a CDS encoding NAD(P)/FAD-dependent oxidoreductase, whose product MRPDRDVIIIGAGFSGIYQLYALRELGFDVHLIEAGPQVGGTWYWNRYPGARCDIESIGYSYSFDAALQEEWEWTERYAAQPELLAYLDHVADKHDLRKDMTFDTRVDSLEFDDTESMWTVTTDTGTRTTARFVVAATGCLSKPLLPTIDGVNEFAGETYWTWDWPQGGVDLSGKRVAVIGTGSSGVQTITTIAPTVGSLTVFQRTPTYAVPAQNRLIADELAALKPHYAEFREESRLSVGGIPCGPELPPFFDDLDDEHALSELDIRYADGGLCFQQSFRDLLQNREANARAAEYVRERIRQKVTDPAVAERLTPRSYPIAAKRMCVDTGYYEVYNRPNVSLIDVKQQPIRRITATGVEAGDTVHEFDVIIMATGFDAMTGALEAIDIRSGGRTLRDKWSDGPRTYLGLMSAGFPNLFTVTGPQSPSVLSNMITSIECHVEWISATLEHMRDRDLTRIEPDVAAEDNWVNTTNDCADLTLLSEAPSWYMGVNVPGKPRAPLPFAGGVGTYKQILDGVTIAGYHGFDLSAGNPEPVSRA is encoded by the coding sequence GTGAGGCCTGATCGAGACGTCATCATCATCGGCGCCGGCTTCTCCGGCATCTACCAGCTCTACGCACTGCGTGAGCTCGGGTTCGATGTCCACCTCATCGAGGCGGGGCCGCAGGTCGGCGGAACCTGGTACTGGAATCGATATCCGGGCGCGCGATGCGACATCGAATCGATCGGTTACTCGTACTCGTTCGATGCGGCGCTCCAAGAAGAGTGGGAGTGGACAGAACGCTATGCCGCGCAACCGGAACTCCTCGCCTACCTCGATCACGTGGCCGATAAGCACGACCTACGCAAGGACATGACCTTTGATACGCGGGTGGATTCGTTGGAGTTCGACGACACAGAGTCGATGTGGACGGTGACCACCGACACCGGCACCCGCACGACGGCTCGGTTCGTGGTCGCCGCGACCGGGTGCCTGTCCAAGCCGCTGCTCCCGACCATCGACGGCGTGAACGAGTTCGCCGGCGAGACCTACTGGACGTGGGACTGGCCGCAGGGCGGTGTCGACCTGTCCGGCAAGCGCGTCGCGGTCATCGGGACGGGATCGTCTGGGGTGCAGACGATCACCACGATCGCTCCGACGGTGGGAAGCCTCACGGTGTTCCAACGCACCCCGACATACGCGGTCCCTGCGCAGAACCGACTCATCGCGGACGAATTGGCGGCGCTCAAGCCGCACTACGCCGAGTTCCGGGAAGAGAGCCGACTGTCGGTCGGGGGCATCCCATGCGGGCCGGAACTCCCACCGTTCTTCGACGACCTCGACGACGAACATGCCCTGTCCGAGTTGGACATACGCTACGCCGACGGTGGATTGTGCTTCCAGCAATCTTTCCGGGACCTGCTCCAGAACCGAGAGGCCAACGCGCGTGCCGCAGAGTACGTGCGCGAACGGATCAGACAAAAGGTCACGGATCCGGCCGTCGCAGAACGACTGACCCCGAGGTCGTACCCGATAGCCGCGAAGCGGATGTGTGTCGATACGGGGTACTACGAGGTCTACAACCGGCCCAACGTCTCCCTGATCGACGTGAAACAGCAGCCGATTCGGCGTATCACCGCCACTGGCGTCGAGGCAGGCGACACCGTCCACGAGTTCGACGTGATCATCATGGCAACCGGTTTCGACGCGATGACCGGGGCACTCGAGGCGATCGACATCCGCAGCGGCGGCCGCACATTGCGTGACAAATGGTCCGACGGTCCACGAACCTACCTCGGGCTGATGTCGGCCGGTTTCCCGAATCTGTTCACCGTGACCGGTCCGCAGAGTCCGTCGGTGCTCTCGAACATGATCACGTCGATCGAGTGTCACGTCGAATGGATCAGCGCGACCCTCGAACACATGCGTGATCGCGATTTGACAAGAATCGAGCCGGACGTGGCCGCGGAAGACAATTGGGTCAACACCACCAATGACTGTGCCGATCTCACACTGCTGTCGGAGGCTCCGTCGTGGTACATGGGTGTCAATGTTCCCGGCAAACCGCGCGCCCCGTTGCCGTTCGCCGGGGGCGTCGGAACCTACAAACAGATCCTCGACGGGGTGACGATCGCCGGCTATCACGGGTTCGACCTGTCCGCAGGGAACCCGGAACCGGTCAGCCGGGCGTGA
- the tatA gene encoding Sec-independent protein translocase subunit TatA codes for MGALQPWHIVIVAVIFVLLFGAQKLPDAARGMGRSLRIFKSEVGELHDHDVHDVAGKALPLERTARQSTTTHDAQGQSATAARPDRTATPDESE; via the coding sequence ATGGGCGCTTTGCAGCCGTGGCACATCGTGATCGTGGCGGTGATCTTTGTCCTTCTGTTCGGGGCGCAGAAGCTCCCCGACGCCGCCCGTGGAATGGGTAGATCGCTGAGAATATTCAAGAGCGAGGTCGGCGAGCTACACGACCACGACGTCCACGACGTCGCCGGCAAAGCTCTTCCCCTCGAGCGCACTGCCCGACAGAGCACGACAACCCACGATGCACAGGGTCAGAGCGCGACGGCAGCTCGGCCCGATCGCACCGCGACGCCCGACGAATCCGAGTGA
- a CDS encoding globin domain-containing protein has product MDRQLLEDSLALVDVPDDGLTVRFYDILFDRYPSVRPMFQRDIKVQASMLRTAIVSVVDNLDDATWLTANLGALGRRHAEMGVTAPMYDAVGECMIAAMADIGGSAWKPEMSVAWQHALAAVSELMLTAYPPVSD; this is encoded by the coding sequence GTGGACCGGCAACTACTCGAAGACAGCCTGGCGCTCGTCGACGTGCCCGACGACGGATTGACCGTCCGGTTCTACGACATCCTGTTCGATCGTTATCCGAGCGTGCGACCGATGTTCCAGCGCGACATCAAGGTCCAGGCATCGATGCTACGAACTGCCATCGTCTCCGTGGTCGACAACCTCGACGACGCCACCTGGCTCACCGCCAATCTCGGGGCACTGGGCCGTCGGCATGCCGAGATGGGGGTCACCGCACCGATGTACGACGCGGTCGGCGAATGCATGATCGCGGCGATGGCCGACATCGGCGGCTCGGCGTGGAAGCCGGAGATGAGCGTCGCTTGGCAGCACGCGCTGGCCGCAGTCTCCGAGCTCATGCTCACTGCATACCCGCCCGTGTCTGACTGA